In Maridesulfovibrio sp., the genomic stretch TTCAAGGGCGGTTATCAATGCCTGACGTTCGGCATCGTCTAAAGTTGGCGTTCCTGTTGCTTGGGCTGGCGCTGCTGATGCCGTGGCAGGTTGCTGCACCGGTCGCTGGTCTGCGGATGCTTGTTGCATGGTCTGCTCAAATTGTGTCTGCCGTGGCACGGGATTCTGGACTTGAGGTGGCAGTAGTTCCGGCCCGAGTACTTCACTGCGGCTTAGGATAATTGCCCTTTCAAGAACATTCTCCAATTCACGGACGTTGCCAGGCCAATCATAAAATCCCAGGATATCGAGAAAGGAAGGGGTCACCGAACGGACTTTTTTATTGTTTTTACGACCCAGTTTTTCCAGCAGATAGGCTACCAGAGCCGGCAGGTCTCCCACACGTTCCCGTAAAGGAGGAATACGTATCTCAAGTACACTCAGGCGGTAATAAAGGTCCTCGCGGAAATTCCCGTTCTCCACTTCTTTTTTCAGGTCGCGGTTGGTTGCTGCAATAATACGCACATCTGTTTCAACCGGAGAAACACTGCCCAGCGGTTCAACCACCTTTTCCTGCAATGCTCGCAGGATTTTGGCTTGCAGTACCGGGTCCATTTCACCGATCTCATCAAGAAAAAGAGTTCCGCCCGAGGCGAGTTGAAAACGTCCCGGCTTGTTAGCATTGGCGCCGGTAAAAGCTCCTTTCATATATCCGAAAAGTTCGCTTTCCAGCAGATCGGCAGGAAGCGCGGCACAGTTGACTTTGATCAGCGGCTTGTCAGCCCTCTGGCTGGAACGGTGCAGACCTTCGGCTACCAGTTCTTTACCTGTACCCGATTCTCCAAGTACGAGAATGGTAGCTTCGGAAGGTCCGGCCTGCTCAATAAGATCTTTTACATGCAGCATGCCCTGAGAGTTGCCGATCATTTCCTCGGTTGCTCCCGCTGCTGATTTTAATTTTTCGTTTTCATCCACCAGCCGTGAATAATTGAGCGCCTTGGCCATGACCGCTTTTAATTCTTCATTATCAGCAGGCTTGGTCAGGTAGTCGAAAGCCCCGTGTTTCATAGCCACAACTGCGGAGTTAACATTACCGAACGCAGTAAGCATTATGACCGGAAGTCCCGGCATAATGGTGTTCAATTCCTTGAGCAGGGCCATGCCGTCCATGCCTTCCATGCGCATGTCGATCAGAGCCGCGTTCAGGGACAGTCCCGGGAGAATTTCGAGCGCCTGCTCACCTGACTGTGCTTCGTGTACGGTCCAGCCGTCGCCTTCCAGCACGGCGCGGATAAGCATGCGCAGCGAAGGTTCATCATCAACTATGAGTACGTGTTTTCCTGATGCATTCATTATTAATTTTCCTCATTACGCATGGCCGGGAAGAATAGTTTGACGCATGTTCCTGTCGGACTTTCACTGTCCTCCGGCGCGGTGATTGTTACACGCCCGTTATGGCCGCGCATGATTGTGTTGACAATAGCAAGGCCGAGGCCGGTCCCCTTGGGCTTGTCGGTAAAAAATGGTTCAAGCGCGTGTTTGCGTATATCCTCAGGCATACCAGAACCGTTATCGCATACGCTGATCCAGACACCGTGCTCAGCTGTGACTGCGGTAATGGAGATGTGTCCATCCTTTTCGGGGACTGCATCCAGACTATTGACCAGCAGGTTCAGCAAGACCTGTCTTATCCCGTCCGGGTCGGCGTAGACTTCGGCTGTGTTTAACTCTGTATGCAAGATGGTTCCTTTGTGTTCAAGGTCAAATCCCATAAGAGTCTGCATCGAATCACAGATTTCATGAAGGTTTAAAATTTCCGGCGCAAGCTCATGCGGCTTGGAGAGGTAGAGTAGGTCGGTCACAACCCGGTTCAGGCGGTCCGCCTCAGTCAGCATGGTCGTGGCATAAGTCCCGTAGGGCTGTTCTTCTTTGAATTTGTCGGCGAAAAGCTGGGCAAATCCGCGCAGCGAACTGAGCGGATTGCGGATTTCATGGGCCACTCCGGCGGCCAGTGAACCGATTGAAGCCAGTCTGCGTGCTTCGTAAAGATCTTCTTCAAGTCCGGCAATATCAGTACGGTCACGGATGATAATCATTGTCCGCTTTTCTTCTCTGCTTTCAAAATAAGGAAAGAGAATCAGCTCCAGGTTTTTCCCTCCCAGACGGACATGCTCCCATACAACTTCGCCCCGTTTGAAGTCCTGCAGGGACTCATATGAAAATTCATTCCAGTTTTTACCGACCAGTGCTTCATTTGCGGAACTTTGCAGCAGTGCGTGCGCCGAACCGTTTGCGGCCAGAATGGCCCCCTGCGGTGAAAGGGTCAGCAGCCCGTCGGGCATATTGTCCAGCAGGTTGGCCTGAAAACGTTCAAGCCGGGTAAGTTTCTTGCCTTCTTCCCTGCGCTGGAAATAGGCAACAGCCAGCAGCCAGAGGACCAGTCCAGCCAGAAAAATGTATCCGGTCTGGAGAAGCGCGGCCCTGCGGTACTGGTTGAACTGGCGCAGATGCTTTTCCGCGCTTAAGCCAAGCAGCAGGTAGGTTTCCTTTTCCTGCGGGGGCATAAATCCTCTTTGGTGTTTGTTGTGTCCATATAATCGCTGGAGAATAGGCTGTCCCACCGTCCCGTATAGCAGGGCGGCTTTGCCCTTGATCATTACCGGAGTGCTTGATTCACGCATTTTCGTAATCATACTGAAAAGTGACGAAGGCGGAGTATAAATCGGACTGTTGTCCACATTCTGTTCCACAACCAGCATGGGTTTATAGTCAGGACCGTAGAGCGCTATGTACAGCAGATCTCCTTCGGCCACCATTTCTTGAAAAAGTTCCCGTGCTTCCGGCATCAGGCGGTCAGGCATACGCCTGTTATGCATTCCCGGAGGACGCATACGCCGCGCGCCTTCAACAAGCTGGATATCCAGGCCGCGTGCGATGGAGCGGGCGGAAAGCAGCATATGTTCAAACACTGTCTGGTGCATCTGGCGCAGGTTGTGCCATGTCAGGTACAAACTTCCGGCCCCGAGTAGGATCAGGGCGAGCAGGGCCAGTGCAAGTGGCAGTTTCTGCGATTTTTTTGAGCTAAGTTCCATTAAATATCTTGATTAAGGATTAAGAAGAGAGCTGACCGCCCGAGGCGAGTCCAGCCCCAGTGCCCCTGCAATTTCCTTGATGGTGGTTTTTTTGTCAACAACTACGCCGTTTTCACGCAGGATATCGAGAGCTGTATTTAGATTAAGATTATATTTTGCACAGTACTGTTCAATGCTCATGCGCCCGATTCCGGCCCCGGACTGCTCGGAGTGTTGCTTTGAATTCATGTTTGCTTTGTTCATGGATGAATCATGCTCCGGCTGGTCCTTGAGAATTAAATCATGCACCTCTTTCGGTGTAAGTCCGGCATTAGCGGCAATGGATTTGATTGTCTCTTTGGTTGATTCAAGCTCCAGACCTGCATTTTTGAGTGAATTTACAGCTTTCTCCAAATCAAGACCGGTGCGTTTGCAGAAAATATCAAGCGGGCTGAGTTCGGCATGACCGTAAGGTGGAACTCCGTACTTGGCCTCTCCTTTTGCCTGAAAGTACCGGCTGAATTCCAGAACTTGTCTCATGGGTGGAAGTCCTGTCAGAGCACCGATGGATACGAAAAGAGTGAGAAACAAACTGATGAAAAACGCCGGCGAGGTAAAAACCGCTTCTCCGGTTTTCTTTTTTAGATAGGCAATGATTAATTTCCAGTTCAGCCAGATGTGCAGCATGGAAACGGTGAGAAAAAATACTCCAAGACAAATGTGCATGTCTCCCCATTGCTCTTTGCTGAGGCCCAGCATGCTCCAGTCCGCCCAGTAAGCGACACGTCCTTGCGGAACAACATAGAGGACAAGGCTGGTAATGATGAGTGTGATGAAGGAAAAAAAACTGGTAAGGGAAGTGATCTTTCTAAACATTTTGCGCTCCTGTGCTTCTTTTCTGATAGCAATATCTTAAATATGGGCGCGCTTGGAAGTGTTTTAATAAAAAAAGGAGGACCGGTTAAGTCCTCCTTTTTGCCCGTTTTCCTGTAATCAAGTGTAGATGAACGTTATTTAAGTGGCTTAGGAATTCTGACCGGGACATCCACCCGCAGGACAGTCGCCCCTCTGGTTGTATCCGCAGCCCCCACCGCCCCTGCCATATCCCTGCCCCATGGGGGGGAAGGTCAGGCCGGTTGCTTTTTCTATTTCATCAGTCATCTTTTCATGTTCTTCGTTGAGCTTATCCCTTACTTTTGTAAGTTCCTGCACAAGAGCATGAATGGTTTCTTTGTCGGCTTTACCTGAATCCACCAGCGCGTTGAGTTCAGTGTGCTTTGCCCACTGCTCGCTTTTCAGCTTCTGGAAAGTGGATTCATATTTTTTGATGATATCTTGTACCTGATTTTGTTTTTCAGGTGTCAGCTGCTCATATGCAGCCCAGTTACCGCAGTGGTAACCAGTGTTCCGGTAACCGTTTCGTGCCATTGCGACAGATGCTACTGCCAGAACCAGCACTACGATCAAGGGAACAAAAGCTTTTTTCTTCATATGATCTCCTGATGTGGTTAAAAGTTGTTGCCCTCTCGGCAAGACATAAAGCATGTGCCGTGCCAAAAGTAAAAAATGTTTAAAAACAGTGTCTTGTAGGTTGGAAGGCCGCCTTTTTGTCTGTTGAAAGTGCAAAATAAAGTGCATTATGTTGCACAATAGTGCATGCGTTCGTGCATTAGAAATTATGCATGCAACTAAGGTGATAGCGGAAGAATTGACAGTTTATAGCTGGAGAATAAAAAAAAGGAGGCCCGGGGATGGGGGCCTCCTCTTGACAGGGGGGAAGGAGTGAACCTGTCTGGTCTACGCAGGGATGATAAGATGTTCTGTAATTAGGGATTTTTTAATAGGAGTTCCAGAATCCTCTGTTTTCATTGTAGTGTCCGCGTCCATTACGGGAACCACCATCGAAATAGCGGCCGCCCATATGGTGACTGTCGTCGTAGTTACGTCCACCGAAATTAAAGCCGCATCCACGCGTGGGCATAACAATTCCTGTTGCTGATTCTATTTCATCATTTAGCTGGTCCCGGAGATTGTAGCTTCTGGTTTTGAGCTCGGTCATTTCTTTTACCAGTTTGGTGATGGTCTTCTGGTCAGCTTTACCCGAATTTACCAGTGCGTTAAGTTCAGTGCGTTTAGCCCACATCTGAGTTTTGACTGTCTGTAATTCCTTTTGATGTTTTTTGAAGATAGCTCTTACTTCCAGCTGTTTTTCCGGGGTAAGCTGTTCGAATATCATGCGGGGGCCATTGTTGCTGTAACCGGCATTGCTGTTTCGTTGGTAGCAGCCGCGGGCCATTGCTGTTCCGGCCATCGACATGACCATTATGGCTACGATGGGAATCATGATTTTCTTTTTCATTGTTGCTCTCCTTGGGCTTTGCGAAAAAACTATTGCTAACTCGTTAACCCCACTAAAGCATCAGTCGTGCCAAAGTGTATAAGCTGCTAAACTACTTGAATTATGGTACAGTTTTATACCGGAAAGGTCTGGAAAAGAACATGCAAATAGCTGCGCAAGAGTGCACAACTTGTGCAAGAATAATGTTAAAATGCACAATACAAACTTAATATTTCTATATACTTCGCCCGTCTTCAAGATAAATTGTGTCTTTGGACATACTTGCGTGGATGTGGTCGTGAGTGACCATGGCAATTGTGAGTCCCTCACGATTCAGCTGCTGGAGGATTTCCATGATTTCATTGCCTGTACTTTTGTCCAGACTGCCGCATGGTTCATCTGCGAAAAGGATAGAAGGTGATTTTACCAGTGCCCGGGCAATGGCGATGCGTTGCTGCTCTCCACCAGAGAGCTGACCGGGTAGGCGGTTTTCCTTTCCAGACAGGCCCACCTGTTCCAGACAATCAAGTCCGCGTTGCAGAATATCTTTGCCCGCAGGGGCTAAGCGATCAAGAAAAGGTAGTAGCACATTTTCATGTGCGGTTAGATACGGAAGCAGATGATGGGACTGGAAAATTATGGAGAAATCCTCTTTTCTGAGCTTGTCTGTTTCTACTCCTGAAATTGATGTGATTTCTCGGTCCTTGAAATAGACCTCTCCATGATCAGGGCGTAACAGACTTGATATGATGCTAAGCAGGGTTGATTTTCCTGAGCCGGAGCGCCCAACAATTGATGTGAATCCCCCTTTGGGGATGTTGATGGATACGTTATCCAGCACTGTTACCGCTGCGGAACCTTCGCCATAGCGATGAGTTATTGATTCAGTTCGAAGCATGATAAATCCTTATAGTGAAACAAGGGTTCGCGAGGGATCAATGCGTGTGGCACGCAGAGCAGGAATAGTCGCCGAGAGGAAAGCCAGCCCCGCAACAGCAAGGAAAGTCAGCCCGAAAGACTGTGTGGCGAAAACAATTTCAGCTTCACCCATATCCAATCTTTGCAGTATTTCAGTACTGGCAAAAAAACCGCCTGCATATCCCATAATCCCGGAAATACAACCCATAAGCAGGGCTTCAAGGCAGAAGATGGAGAATACCGAGCTTGTGGAAAAGCCCAGTGAACGCATAAGTCCGATCTCGGTCTTGCGTTCATTCACAGCCGAGAAAATAGACAGCCCGATCATGAAGCAGGCCGTTAGCAGGATAACCCCGCTGACAGTCCAGGCCATCTGGTTCACAAAACTGATAGCCGACATACGCTGTTTAACCACATGTTGAAGTGCTTTTACTTCAGCATCAGGTACAGCTTTTGAGATCTGCTGCACTATTTCATCGATGGGACATCCGGAACATAGGGCAGCCACTTCGATAAAATGAACTGCCCCGGGGCGGCCTACGCTGTTACGCAGCAGGTCTATGTCCATGAAAACTACATTGTCATCCTCTGCGCCTGTAGGATCCAGAATTCCTGCAACATAAAGATCATTCCCTTCAATATTAAGGGAATCTCCTGGCTTAAGGTTCAGTTTTGCGGCAGCATTGAAGCCGACTAGAATATCGCTCCGGCTTTCAGGGAAGCGTCCCTGCGGATACCAGTGGGTCTTGATCTTGATCTCGTCATCCATGCTTACTCCGACGATCGCTACCTGCTGGTTATTGATTTTTGAAATTGTAGCGAATTTAGGAGCTACTGCGCTGAGTCTTTCCTTTAAATCAATACCACGCACAGCTTTAAGCACCGGTGCTCCATTAAGCTCATGAGAGCCGTAAGCCACATTGCCAAGATCCAGTCCGCCATAGCTCACAGCTAAAGATTCAGTCTTCGGTGTGACCAGTATGTTGGCACCGAATTTACTCATTTTCTCTTCAAGGTTGTTGCCTACAACCGTAGAAAGTAATTGAATGGAGACTACCGACATTACCCCGATGGTGAAGACTGCGCAGAGCAGAATGGTGCGCATGGGCCTACGTCCAAGGTTACGCAGTGGAATTGTGAATAGATTCATCCTGCTAAACTCCCTAAAAGTAAATTGCCCCGGCCCGGAGCGCATCGAGGGATATGATCAGGTTGTCGCCTTCTGTTCGTCTTTCAAGCGGTGAAGGATTGCAGCCACCTTTAACGACATTGATGCGAGTGGAGTGGAAGCGCATACCGCAATTGTTGCAGACCATGAAATCGCCCTGCTGTGAATAGCCTTTCTTAGAATGGTAGCAAACATCACAGGCATCAAAAGCAGCCCTTATGATTCCATCTTTACTGCGGATTACGAAGAAGCGTATTTCTTTACCGTCAACGTCAATCGAATAGTAATGTGCTTTATCTGCACTGATATCTTTGATCGGAATCGTCAGGTCTTTCTCCCCGATCTGCATTCCAGCCATGCTGTTTGCCGGCAACATCAAAAGTCCCAAAAGCAAAATCAATTTTCTCATTAAAAATCTCCTTTAGAATTCTATACCGCCAAGGTATGCAATTGCTGTGCAAAGAGTGTTATTTCAGGGAGAAATGATTTTGGATGGGAGTAATCAGCTCCAGATCGATGTGTTTGTGCAAGGGTTTTGCACATAAGTGCAAAAGATTTTTTTAGCTCTCTTCAAGCCACTGATGCATACCGCAGCTTTTGCAATCCGCACAACCGTTTGGGGGACAGACCGGGGTCTTCTGGGCTTTTTGAAAGCGTTGCCATTCGCGCCAGAGGTAGGATTTTTTAACTCCGGTATCAATAAAATCCCAAGGCAGGAGGCTGTCTTTGTCCAGCGGTTGATCTATGAAACGTTCGTAGTCACCTTTGCAGAACTTGGAAGCTTTTTTCCATCCACCGTTTTCAGCTGCGTAGCTGATAAATTCGGCCAGCGATTCGTCGCCACGGGAAAGAATTCCCTGCAAGCGGGCCTGAAAAGGATTATCGCCGGAAAAGGCCATGCCTTTATATTTTTTTGTAAGCCCTTTTACTTTGGAAAGAATATCTTTGAGCTCTTTTTCGGAAGGCATAGGGGCCCATTGCAAAGGAGTCCACGGTTTCGGCACAAGGCAGCTGGCACCAAATGTTATGCGCATAAACTGTTTTTTCTTATTGCCCTGGCCGCGTTTGCGGGCCTCATCCATTTTTTCGAGCATGCGGGCCAGCTCTTCATAATCGTCTTCAGTTTCTCCGGGCCAGCCCACGATTACATACACGCGCAGATGGTTAACCCCCTTTGCGGCGCAGAGTTCCACCGCTTGCAGAAAGTCCTCTTCTTCGAGGTTTTTGCTGGCGGCATCACGCAAACGTTTGCTGGCACCTTCGAGTGCGAGTGTTACAGTTCGAATTCCAGAAGCGCGCAGTATATCGAGAAGTTCTTCGGTCAGCCCATCGGCGCGAACGGATGACAGAGAAAATTTGGTTTTACGCTTTTTGAGCCATTCTATGTAGGGAATGAGATCCGGCCAGTCGGTTAGTGCGGTTCCCACTAATCCTACTTTAGGCGGATCGGCCTGTTCCACTATCCTTTTAAGCTGGTCAATGGAAGCATGACGAGGCGGACGGTAGATATAACCGGCGGCACAAAACCGGCATCCATATGGACAACCACGGTTTACTTCTACCAGAAACATGTCCTTAAATACTGCTTCCGGGCTGATAAAGCATGAATACGCCGGATTGCTCAGCAGGGGGACACCATGACCTTCATCAATGGGGCCGGGCGGTAGTACTGCCCTGCGAACTTGTCCCTTGGTCATACCGGGGACATATACTCCGTCGCGGTCTTTAATCAGTTCCAGAAATTCTTTTTTGCTTCCCCCGTTATATATGTGCTGTTTCAGCTCAAGGCATAGTTCCTTCAAGCCCATTTCAGCTTCACCC encodes the following:
- a CDS encoding sigma-54 dependent transcriptional regulator; this encodes MNASGKHVLIVDDEPSLRMLIRAVLEGDGWTVHEAQSGEQALEILPGLSLNAALIDMRMEGMDGMALLKELNTIMPGLPVIMLTAFGNVNSAVVAMKHGAFDYLTKPADNEELKAVMAKALNYSRLVDENEKLKSAAGATEEMIGNSQGMLHVKDLIEQAGPSEATILVLGESGTGKELVAEGLHRSSQRADKPLIKVNCAALPADLLESELFGYMKGAFTGANANKPGRFQLASGGTLFLDEIGEMDPVLQAKILRALQEKVVEPLGSVSPVETDVRIIAATNRDLKKEVENGNFREDLYYRLSVLEIRIPPLRERVGDLPALVAYLLEKLGRKNNKKVRSVTPSFLDILGFYDWPGNVRELENVLERAIILSRSEVLGPELLPPQVQNPVPRQTQFEQTMQQASADQRPVQQPATASAAPAQATGTPTLDDAERQALITALEANQHHRERTADALGISRRTLQYKLKKYGLTRR
- a CDS encoding ATP-binding protein gives rise to the protein MELSSKKSQKLPLALALLALILLGAGSLYLTWHNLRQMHQTVFEHMLLSARSIARGLDIQLVEGARRMRPPGMHNRRMPDRLMPEARELFQEMVAEGDLLYIALYGPDYKPMLVVEQNVDNSPIYTPPSSLFSMITKMRESSTPVMIKGKAALLYGTVGQPILQRLYGHNKHQRGFMPPQEKETYLLLGLSAEKHLRQFNQYRRAALLQTGYIFLAGLVLWLLAVAYFQRREEGKKLTRLERFQANLLDNMPDGLLTLSPQGAILAANGSAHALLQSSANEALVGKNWNEFSYESLQDFKRGEVVWEHVRLGGKNLELILFPYFESREEKRTMIIIRDRTDIAGLEEDLYEARRLASIGSLAAGVAHEIRNPLSSLRGFAQLFADKFKEEQPYGTYATTMLTEADRLNRVVTDLLYLSKPHELAPEILNLHEICDSMQTLMGFDLEHKGTILHTELNTAEVYADPDGIRQVLLNLLVNSLDAVPEKDGHISITAVTAEHGVWISVCDNGSGMPEDIRKHALEPFFTDKPKGTGLGLAIVNTIMRGHNGRVTITAPEDSESPTGTCVKLFFPAMRNEEN
- a CDS encoding DUF4405 domain-containing protein, with product MFRKITSLTSFFSFITLIITSLVLYVVPQGRVAYWADWSMLGLSKEQWGDMHICLGVFFLTVSMLHIWLNWKLIIAYLKKKTGEAVFTSPAFFISLFLTLFVSIGALTGLPPMRQVLEFSRYFQAKGEAKYGVPPYGHAELSPLDIFCKRTGLDLEKAVNSLKNAGLELESTKETIKSIAANAGLTPKEVHDLILKDQPEHDSSMNKANMNSKQHSEQSGAGIGRMSIEQYCAKYNLNLNTALDILRENGVVVDKKTTIKEIAGALGLDSPRAVSSLLNP
- a CDS encoding periplasmic heavy metal sensor — its product is MKKKAFVPLIVVLVLAVASVAMARNGYRNTGYHCGNWAAYEQLTPEKQNQVQDIIKKYESTFQKLKSEQWAKHTELNALVDSGKADKETIHALVQELTKVRDKLNEEHEKMTDEIEKATGLTFPPMGQGYGRGGGGCGYNQRGDCPAGGCPGQNS
- a CDS encoding Spy/CpxP family protein refolding chaperone, producing the protein MKKKIMIPIVAIMVMSMAGTAMARGCYQRNSNAGYSNNGPRMIFEQLTPEKQLEVRAIFKKHQKELQTVKTQMWAKRTELNALVNSGKADQKTITKLVKEMTELKTRSYNLRDQLNDEIESATGIVMPTRGCGFNFGGRNYDDSHHMGGRYFDGGSRNGRGHYNENRGFWNSY
- a CDS encoding ABC transporter ATP-binding protein; the encoded protein is MLRTESITHRYGEGSAAVTVLDNVSINIPKGGFTSIVGRSGSGKSTLLSIISSLLRPDHGEVYFKDREITSISGVETDKLRKEDFSIIFQSHHLLPYLTAHENVLLPFLDRLAPAGKDILQRGLDCLEQVGLSGKENRLPGQLSGGEQQRIAIARALVKSPSILFADEPCGSLDKSTGNEIMEILQQLNREGLTIAMVTHDHIHASMSKDTIYLEDGRSI
- a CDS encoding FtsX-like permease family protein codes for the protein MNLFTIPLRNLGRRPMRTILLCAVFTIGVMSVVSIQLLSTVVGNNLEEKMSKFGANILVTPKTESLAVSYGGLDLGNVAYGSHELNGAPVLKAVRGIDLKERLSAVAPKFATISKINNQQVAIVGVSMDDEIKIKTHWYPQGRFPESRSDILVGFNAAAKLNLKPGDSLNIEGNDLYVAGILDPTGAEDDNVVFMDIDLLRNSVGRPGAVHFIEVAALCSGCPIDEIVQQISKAVPDAEVKALQHVVKQRMSAISFVNQMAWTVSGVILLTACFMIGLSIFSAVNERKTEIGLMRSLGFSTSSVFSIFCLEALLMGCISGIMGYAGGFFASTEILQRLDMGEAEIVFATQSFGLTFLAVAGLAFLSATIPALRATRIDPSRTLVSL
- a CDS encoding DUF2318 domain-containing protein is translated as MRKLILLLGLLMLPANSMAGMQIGEKDLTIPIKDISADKAHYYSIDVDGKEIRFFVIRSKDGIIRAAFDACDVCYHSKKGYSQQGDFMVCNNCGMRFHSTRINVVKGGCNPSPLERRTEGDNLIISLDALRAGAIYF
- a CDS encoding radical SAM protein; translation: MSVTEDFFYYGKEEPSPDETGGRLPTALVFPGRKGSALSTLGWQAVYRLLAPDTELAVERFFLGEPGKPSVSMDSDKELSEFPLIGFSINFEEEYLHLVRMLKDSGVPPLAAERPDFPLVMGGGPVAFINPTPIAPFFDFFWVGEAEMGLKELCLELKQHIYNGGSKKEFLELIKDRDGVYVPGMTKGQVRRAVLPPGPIDEGHGVPLLSNPAYSCFISPEAVFKDMFLVEVNRGCPYGCRFCAAGYIYRPPRHASIDQLKRIVEQADPPKVGLVGTALTDWPDLIPYIEWLKKRKTKFSLSSVRADGLTEELLDILRASGIRTVTLALEGASKRLRDAASKNLEEEDFLQAVELCAAKGVNHLRVYVIVGWPGETEDDYEELARMLEKMDEARKRGQGNKKKQFMRITFGASCLVPKPWTPLQWAPMPSEKELKDILSKVKGLTKKYKGMAFSGDNPFQARLQGILSRGDESLAEFISYAAENGGWKKASKFCKGDYERFIDQPLDKDSLLPWDFIDTGVKKSYLWREWQRFQKAQKTPVCPPNGCADCKSCGMHQWLEES